One Hordeum vulgare subsp. vulgare chromosome 4H, MorexV3_pseudomolecules_assembly, whole genome shotgun sequence DNA window includes the following coding sequences:
- the LOC123447135 gene encoding glycine-rich RNA-binding protein RZ1C-like isoform X2: protein MLERHTNRHRGFGFVTFSDPRAVETAINDMHNKELDGRTISVNRAEPKLQTDDTRYSGGGGGGDRGDYRGGKGDGPPPGNCFECGRAGHWARDCPNPGGGRSGRFPSKFSGGGGRGDRFSGSDRFGDRYVDDRYDSGRYGGYREPIDSRDRYDGGRDRYASDRYPSGGDRYGTDRYGAAPDRYAPSGGGGGYGRERERSYERDTVRGGAYDRSGPRGGASYDRDGPRGGIGGGYDRDGPRGGGADYGSGGPTRYEGGGYRERPAPYDRPSRGGGRFDDRY, encoded by the coding sequence ATGCTGGAGAGGCACACAAACCGCCACCGTGGCTTTGGCTTCGTGACGTTTTCAGACCCCAGGGCAGTTGAGACTGCTATCAATGACATGCACAACAAAGAGTTAGATGGTCGTACCATTTCAGTGAACAGGGCTGAGCCAAAGTTGCAAACAGATGACACGCGGTacagcggtggtggcggcggcggtgaccGTGGGGATTATCGTGGTGGCAAGGGTGATGGTCCACCCCCTGGCAATTGCTTTGAGTGTGGCCGTGCTGGTCACTGGGCTCGTGACTGCCCTAACCCTGGTGGCGGCCGTTCGGGGCGATTCCCTTCCAAGTTCagtggcggcggtggcaggggagACCGCTTTTCTGGATCAGACAGGTTTGGTGACCGTTATGTGGATGATCGCTATGATAGTGGCCGTTATGGTGGGTACCGTGAGCCTATTGACAGCAGAGACAGATATGATGGGGGCCGTGATCGTTATGCCAGCGACCGGTACCCCTCTGGTGGTGACCGCTATGGTACAGACAGGTACGGAGCAGCCCCAGACCGTTATGCACCAAGTGGCGGTGGAGGCGGCTACGGCAGGGAGCGAGAAAGAAGCTATGAGAGAGACACGGTGCGTGGTGGCGCCTATGACAGGAGCGGCCCAAGGGGCGGCGCAAGCTACGACAGGGATGGCCCAAGGGGCGGCATCGGCGGTGGCTATGACAGGGACGGTCCACGCGGAGGCGGTGCCGACTACGGCAGCGGAGGGCCTACCCGCTACGAGGGAGGAGGTTACAGGGAGAGGCCTGCGCCGTATGACCGCCCCAGCAGGGGAGGAGGCCGCTTTGACGACCGCTACTAG
- the LOC123447132 gene encoding serine/threonine protein phosphatase 2A 57 kDa regulatory subunit B' alpha isoform-like produces the protein MFNKIIKRGARKGARGHNESSPAADPRNAAPSSSSGGAGAAPVTVNHASRASAPAPPSPTSPHLAPSAFAAAPSPAAAQPPLLEPLPLLRDVAAADRPGLLLRKLRLVAALFDFSDSLKHPREKEAKRQALLELVDYVQAPAAAAGSNNNAPARLPDAVQEALVAAISANIFRPLPPALHESAASIDPNATPDDEEEPYLDPAWPHLALVYELLLRYVVSPDTDTKVAKRYVDHAFVLRLLDHFDTEDPREREYLKTVLHRIYGKFMVHRPFIRKAINNVFYRFIFETERHNGIGELLEILGSIINGFALPMKEEHKLFLGRALIPLHKPKSVAIYHQQLSYCIVQFVEKDYKLADAVIRGLLKYWPVINCQKEVLFLGELEDVLEATQPAEFQQCMVPLFKQIGRCLNSAHFQVAERALFLWNNDHIVSLIAQNRGVILPIIFEALERNIQSHWNQAVNGLTANVRKMFLDMDSELFEECQQQYIEKVAKAKELEEQRESAWRQLEAVAAKASGDDMVLVN, from the exons ATGTTCAACAAGATCATCAAGCGGGGGGCCCGCAAGGGCGCGCGGGGACACAACGAGTCGTCGCCGGCCGCCGACCCCCGCAACGCggccccgtcctcctcctccggcggggcGGGGGCCGCGCCGGTCACCGTCAACCACGCCTCCCGCGCGTCCGCGCCGGCGCCGCCCTCGCCCACCTCGCCGCACCTGGCCCCCTCCGCcttcgccgccgccccctccccggcCGCGGCCCAGCCGCCGCTCCTCGAGCCGCTCCCGCTCCTCCGCGACGTGGCGGCCGCCGACCGCCCGGGCCTCCTGCTCCGCAAGCTGCGCCTCGTCGCCGCGCTCTTCGACTTCTCCGACTCCCTCAAGCACCCCCGCGAGAAGGAGGCCAAGCGGCAGGCGCTGCTCGAGCTCGTCGACTACGTGcaggcccccgccgccgccgccggcagcaacaacaacgccCCCGCCCGCCTCCCCGACGCCGTGCAGGAGGCCCTGGTGGCCGCCATCTCCGCCAACATATTCCGCCCGCTGCCCCCCGCGCTGCACGAGTCCGCCGCCTCCATCGACCCCAACGCCACcccggacgacgaggaggagcccTACCTCGACCCCGCCTGGCCGCACCTCGCGCTCGTCTACGAGCTCCTGCTCCGCTACGTCGTCTCCCCCGACACCGACACCAAGGTTGCCAAGCGCTACGTCGACCACGCCTTCGTGCTCCGCCTCCTCGACCACTTCGACACCGAGGACCCCCGCGAGCGCGAGTACCTCAAGACCGTGCTCCACCGCATCTACGGCAAGTTCATGGTGCACCGCCCATTCATACGCAAGGCCATCAACAATGTCTTCTACCGCTTCATATTCGAGACCGAGCGCCACAACGGCATCGGCGAGCTCCTCGAGATCCTCGGCAGCATAATCAACGGCTTCGCCCTGCCCATGAAGGAGGAGCACAAGCTCTTCCTCGGACGCGCGCTCATCCCGCTGCACAAGCCCAAGTCCGTCGCAATCTACCACCAGCAGCTCTCCTATTGCATTGTCCAATTTGTCGAGAAGGACTACAAGCTTGCCGATGCCGTCATCAGGGGGCTGCTCAAGTACTGGCCAGTCATAAATTGCCAGAAGGAGGTGCTCTTCTTGGGGGAGCTCGAGGACGTGCTTGAGGCCACACAGCCTGCTGAATTCCAGCAGTGCATGGTGCCGCTGTTTAAACAGATCGGACGCTGCCTTAACAGTGCCCATTTCCAG GTTGCTGAGCGGGCTTTGTTCTTATGGAACAATGATCACATTGTAAGCTTGATTGCCCAAAATCGTGGTGTCATACTTCCAATAATATTTGAAGCACTTGAGAGGAACATACAGAGCCACTGGAACCAAGCTGTTAATGGCCTGACCGCAAATGTGCGTAAGATGTTTTTGGACATGGATAGTGAGCTATTTGAAGAGTGCCAGCAGCAGTACATTGAGAAAGTAGCAAAAGCCAAAGAATTGGAGGAGCAACGGGAGTCGGCATGGAGACAATTGGAAGCCGTTGCTGCCAAGGCTTCTGGGGATGACATGGTTTTGGTCAACTAG
- the LOC123447134 gene encoding target of rapamycin complex subunit LST8 — protein sequence MAQPSVILATASYDHTIRFWEAKSGRCYRTIQYPDSQVNRLEITPDKRFLAAAGNSHIRLFDVNSNSPQPVISYDSHTSNVMAVGFHCDGNWMYSGSEDGTVRIWDLRTATCQREYESRAAVNTVVLHPNQKELISGDQNGNIRVWDLAANSCSCELVPEVDTAVRSLTVMWDGSMVVAANNRGTCYVWRLLKGTQTITSFEPLHKLQAHDGYILKCLLSPEFCDPNRYLATASSDHTVKIWNVDGFKLEKTLVGHQRWVWDCVFSVDGAYLITASSDTTARLWTMSTGEAIRVYQGHHKATVCCALHDGAESAPS from the exons ATGGCTCAACCTTCTGTCATTCTTGCAACTGCAAGTTATGATCACACAATCAGATTTTGGGAAGCCAAGAGTGGTCGCTGTTACCGCACTATTCAGTATCCGGACTCG CAAGTCAATCGCCTTGAGATAACCCCGGACAAGCGATTCTTAGCCGCTGCTGGCAATTCCCATATCCGCCTTTTTGATGTTAACTCAAATAGCCCACAACCG GTAATTAGCTATGATTCGCATACTAGTAATGTGATGGCTGTGGGATTCCATTGTGATGGCAACTGGATGTACTCAGGTTCTGAGGATGGCACTGTGAGAATTTGGGATTTACG TACTGCCACTTGTCAACGAGAGTATGAAAGTCGTGCAGCTGTCAACACCGTGGTCCTACACCCGAATCAG AAAGAACTAATATCTGGCGACCAGAATGGAAACATACGTGTATGGGATTTGGCAGCCAATTCATGCAGCTGCGAGTTG GTGCCAGAGGTTGATACAGCTGTAAGATCTCTGACAGTCATGTGGGATGGGAGTATGGTTGTTGCTGCAAATAACCGTGGGACATGTTACGTCTGGCGCTTGCTTAAGGGTACTCAG ACGATCACCAGCTTTGAGCCCCTCCATAAGCTGCAAGCCCATGATGGCTACATCCTGAAGTGCCTGCTTTCACCTGAATTTTGTGACCCTAACAG GTACCTTGCAACGGCATCATCTGACCACACTGTAAAGATCTGGAACGTGGATGGCTTCAAGTTGGAAAAAACTTTAGTCG GCCACCAGCGTTGGGTCTGGGACTGCGTTTTCTCAGTAGACGGTGCTTATTTGATAACAG cttcatctgataccacGGCAAGGCTCTGGACAATGTCGACCGGAGAGGCCATCAGGGTGTACCAGGGGCACCACAAAGCGACCGTCTGCTGCGCCCTCCATGACGGGGCTGAATCGGCGCCCTCGTAA
- the LOC123447135 gene encoding glycine-rich RNA-binding protein RZ1C-like isoform X1, whose product MAGKEDSRIFVGGLSFHTDERKLEDAFRRFGKVVETQIMLERHTNRHRGFGFVTFSDPRAVETAINDMHNKELDGRTISVNRAEPKLQTDDTRYSGGGGGGDRGDYRGGKGDGPPPGNCFECGRAGHWARDCPNPGGGRSGRFPSKFSGGGGRGDRFSGSDRFGDRYVDDRYDSGRYGGYREPIDSRDRYDGGRDRYASDRYPSGGDRYGTDRYGAAPDRYAPSGGGGGYGRERERSYERDTVRGGAYDRSGPRGGASYDRDGPRGGIGGGYDRDGPRGGGADYGSGGPTRYEGGGYRERPAPYDRPSRGGGRFDDRY is encoded by the exons ATGGCGGGCAAGGAGGACAGCCGGATCTTCGTGGGCGGGCTCTCGTTCCACACCGACGAGCGCAAGCTCGAGGACGCCTTCCGCCGCTTCGGCAAGGTCGTCGAAACCCAG ATCATGCTGGAGAGGCACACAAACCGCCACCGTGGCTTTGGCTTCGTGACGTTTTCAGACCCCAGGGCAGTTGAGACTGCTATCAATGACATGCACAACAAAGAGTTAGATGGTCGTACCATTTCAGTGAACAGGGCTGAGCCAAAGTTGCAAACAGATGACACGCGGTacagcggtggtggcggcggcggtgaccGTGGGGATTATCGTGGTGGCAAGGGTGATGGTCCACCCCCTGGCAATTGCTTTGAGTGTGGCCGTGCTGGTCACTGGGCTCGTGACTGCCCTAACCCTGGTGGCGGCCGTTCGGGGCGATTCCCTTCCAAGTTCagtggcggcggtggcaggggagACCGCTTTTCTGGATCAGACAGGTTTGGTGACCGTTATGTGGATGATCGCTATGATAGTGGCCGTTATGGTGGGTACCGTGAGCCTATTGACAGCAGAGACAGATATGATGGGGGCCGTGATCGTTATGCCAGCGACCGGTACCCCTCTGGTGGTGACCGCTATGGTACAGACAGGTACGGAGCAGCCCCAGACCGTTATGCACCAAGTGGCGGTGGAGGCGGCTACGGCAGGGAGCGAGAAAGAAGCTATGAGAGAGACACGGTGCGTGGTGGCGCCTATGACAGGAGCGGCCCAAGGGGCGGCGCAAGCTACGACAGGGATGGCCCAAGGGGCGGCATCGGCGGTGGCTATGACAGGGACGGTCCACGCGGAGGCGGTGCCGACTACGGCAGCGGAGGGCCTACCCGCTACGAGGGAGGAGGTTACAGGGAGAGGCCTGCGCCGTATGACCGCCCCAGCAGGGGAGGAGGCCGCTTTGACGACCGCTACTAG